Proteins found in one Nitrosopumilus maritimus SCM1 genomic segment:
- a CDS encoding acyl-CoA carboxylase subunit beta — protein MHSEKLENYNNKHKTSQQGGGQDRIKAQHDKGKLTARERIDLLLDEGSFTEIDPMVTHHYHEYDMQKKKFFTDGVVGGYGNVNGRQIFVFAYDFTVLGGTLSQMGAKKITKLMDHAVRTGCPVIGIMDSGGARIQEGIMSLDGFADIFYHNQLASGVVPQITASIGPSAGGSVYSPAMTDFVVMVEKAGSMFVTGPDVVKTVLGEEISMDDLGGAMTHGSKSGVAHFVAQNEYECMDYIKKLISYIPQNNSEEPPKIKTDDDPNRLDNNLINVIPENPLQPYDMKEIINSIVDNHEFFEVHELFAPNIVVGYARMDGQVVGIIANNPMHLAGALDIDSSNKSARFIRFCDAFNIPIITLVDTPGYMPGSNQEHNGIIRHGSKLLYAYCEATVPRITLVIGKAYGGAYIAMGSKNLRTDINYAWPTARCAVLGGEAAVKIMNRKDLADADNPEELKKKLIDEFTEKFENPYVAASHGTVDNVIDPAETRPMLIKALKMLANKREKQLPRKHGNINL, from the coding sequence ATGCATTCTGAAAAACTCGAAAATTATAACAACAAACACAAAACTTCTCAACAAGGCGGTGGTCAGGATAGGATCAAAGCCCAGCATGATAAAGGCAAATTAACTGCCCGAGAAAGAATCGATCTTCTATTAGATGAGGGTAGTTTTACCGAAATCGACCCAATGGTAACTCATCATTATCATGAATATGATATGCAGAAAAAGAAGTTCTTTACTGATGGTGTAGTTGGTGGTTATGGAAATGTCAACGGTAGACAAATCTTCGTATTTGCTTATGATTTCACTGTTCTTGGTGGAACTCTAAGTCAAATGGGTGCCAAAAAAATTACTAAATTAATGGATCATGCAGTTAGAACTGGATGTCCAGTTATCGGAATCATGGATTCTGGTGGTGCAAGAATTCAAGAAGGAATAATGAGTCTTGATGGATTTGCAGATATTTTTTATCATAATCAATTAGCTTCAGGAGTTGTTCCTCAAATTACAGCAAGTATTGGTCCTTCTGCAGGTGGCTCAGTGTATTCACCAGCTATGACAGACTTTGTCGTAATGGTGGAAAAGGCAGGATCAATGTTTGTTACTGGTCCTGATGTTGTAAAGACAGTTTTGGGTGAAGAAATTTCAATGGATGATCTTGGTGGAGCTATGACACATGGTTCAAAAAGTGGAGTTGCACATTTTGTTGCACAAAACGAATACGAATGTATGGATTACATCAAAAAATTAATCTCTTACATACCACAAAATAATTCTGAAGAACCACCAAAAATAAAAACCGATGATGATCCAAACAGATTAGATAATAATCTCATTAATGTTATCCCAGAAAATCCATTACAACCTTATGATATGAAAGAAATTATCAATTCTATTGTAGATAATCATGAGTTCTTTGAAGTTCATGAATTATTTGCACCAAATATTGTCGTAGGTTATGCTAGAATGGATGGTCAAGTAGTTGGAATAATTGCAAACAATCCAATGCATTTAGCAGGAGCACTTGACATTGATTCATCAAATAAATCTGCACGTTTCATTAGATTCTGTGATGCATTTAACATTCCCATTATCACTTTAGTAGATACACCAGGTTACATGCCAGGTTCTAATCAAGAACACAACGGTATCATTAGACATGGTAGTAAATTGCTCTATGCATACTGTGAAGCAACCGTTCCAAGAATTACACTTGTAATTGGAAAGGCATATGGTGGCGCATACATTGCAATGGGAAGTAAGAACCTTCGAACTGACATTAATTATGCATGGCCAACTGCACGTTGTGCTGTACTAGGTGGTGAAGCTGCTGTAAAAATCATGAACAGAAAAGATTTGGCAGACGCAGATAATCCTGAAGAACTTAAGAAGAAATTGATTGATGAGTTTACAGAAAAATTCGAAAACCCATACGTTGCAGCATCACACGGAACAGTTGATAATGTAATTGATCCCGCAGAAACAAGACCTATGTTGATTAAAGCCCTCAAAATGCTTGCAAACAAAAGAGAAAAACAACTTCCTAGAAAACATGGAAATATCAATTTGTGA
- a CDS encoding acetyl-CoA carboxylase biotin carboxylase subunit yields MIEKVLIANRGEIALRVIRTCNALGIKTVAVYSDEDYNSLHVKKADESYHIGEAAPAKSYLNQEKILEVMLSSGADAVHPGYGFLSENDDFARLCEKNKINFIGPSADSMNLCGDKMECKAAMLKAQVPTVPGSPGLVDTAEEAEKIANEIGYPVLLKSVYGGGGRGIRLVTTDQELREGFETVTSESIAAVGKSAIIVEKFLEKTRHIEYQMCRDHHGNAVHLFERECSIQRRNQKLIEQTPSPVVDEAKREEIGELVVKAAEAVNYTNLGTAEFLRADNGEFYFIEINARLQVEHPISEMVSGLDFVKLQIDIANGETLPFKQKDLKMNGYAIECRINAEDTFLDFAPSTGPVPDVTIPAGPNVRCDTYLYPGCTVSPFYDSLMAKLCTWGPTFEESRTRMLTALNDMYVQGVETSIPLYKTILNSEEYKNGELSTDFLKRYGMIDKLSEDLKKEKEDKSEAALAAAIIHSEYFKNRVQNDNASSATWKNKLD; encoded by the coding sequence ATGATTGAGAAAGTACTTATTGCAAACAGAGGAGAAATTGCTCTCAGAGTAATTAGAACATGTAATGCATTAGGTATCAAGACTGTTGCAGTATACTCTGATGAGGATTACAATTCTTTACATGTAAAGAAAGCTGATGAATCTTATCACATTGGGGAAGCAGCTCCTGCAAAATCTTATCTTAATCAAGAAAAAATTCTTGAAGTGATGCTGTCATCTGGTGCAGATGCTGTACATCCAGGTTATGGTTTCCTTTCTGAAAATGATGACTTTGCAAGATTATGTGAAAAAAATAAAATTAATTTCATTGGTCCATCTGCTGACTCCATGAATCTATGTGGTGATAAGATGGAATGTAAAGCAGCAATGTTAAAAGCTCAAGTTCCAACAGTACCTGGAAGTCCAGGATTAGTAGATACCGCAGAAGAAGCAGAAAAAATTGCAAATGAAATTGGTTATCCTGTACTCTTGAAATCAGTTTATGGTGGTGGAGGTCGTGGAATCAGATTAGTTACCACTGATCAAGAACTACGAGAAGGTTTTGAAACAGTAACTTCTGAATCTATTGCTGCTGTAGGAAAATCTGCAATCATTGTTGAAAAATTCCTAGAAAAAACAAGACACATTGAATATCAAATGTGTAGAGATCATCATGGTAATGCTGTACACCTCTTTGAGAGAGAATGTTCTATTCAAAGAAGAAATCAAAAACTAATTGAACAAACTCCTTCCCCTGTTGTAGATGAAGCAAAACGAGAAGAGATTGGTGAATTAGTTGTTAAAGCAGCAGAAGCTGTCAATTATACTAACCTTGGTACTGCAGAATTCCTTAGAGCAGATAATGGTGAGTTTTACTTTATTGAGATTAATGCAAGACTCCAAGTAGAACATCCAATCAGTGAAATGGTTTCAGGATTAGACTTTGTAAAATTACAAATTGATATTGCAAACGGTGAAACACTTCCATTCAAACAAAAAGATCTAAAGATGAATGGTTATGCAATTGAATGTAGAATCAATGCTGAAGACACATTTTTGGACTTTGCACCTTCAACTGGACCTGTTCCAGATGTAACGATTCCTGCAGGACCAAATGTCAGATGTGACACTTATCTATATCCTGGATGTACAGTATCTCCATTTTACGATTCATTGATGGCAAAACTCTGTACATGGGGACCAACATTTGAAGAATCTAGAACTAGAATGCTTACTGCATTAAATGATATGTATGTTCAAGGTGTTGAAACATCAATTCCACTTTACAAAACAATTCTAAACTCTGAAGAATACAAAAACGGTGAACTATCAACTGACTTTTTGAAACGTTATGGCATGATTGATAAACTATCTGAAGACCTTAAGAAAGAAAAAGAAGACAAGAGTGAAGCTGCTTTGGCTGCAGCCATTATTCATTCTGAATACTTTAAGAACAGAGTTCAAAATGATAACGCAAGCAGTGCAACTTGGAAAAATAAATTGGATTGA
- a CDS encoding acetyl-CoA carboxylase biotin carboxyl carrier protein subunit, which yields MDYKIADVEKSFEGKITENLGNNDYVIKINDKEHQLKILSMNAKGIEFILDQQYHKAKYLETATNEMNLVIDNVPVTLNMNTHFDEIVYKNSGGGGAGGAQVALKSQIPGKVVSIAVAEGDSVKKGDVVCTLESMKMQVGIKAHKDGEVKNLKIKEGATVAKGDVIADLE from the coding sequence ATGGACTATAAGATAGCTGATGTTGAAAAATCATTTGAAGGAAAAATTACTGAAAACTTAGGTAATAATGATTATGTGATTAAGATCAATGACAAAGAACATCAATTGAAAATCCTTAGCATGAATGCAAAAGGTATAGAATTCATTTTAGATCAACAATATCATAAAGCAAAATATCTTGAGACTGCAACTAATGAAATGAATCTTGTAATTGATAATGTTCCAGTTACATTAAACATGAATACTCACTTTGACGAAATAGTTTACAAAAACTCTGGCGGTGGTGGCGCAGGTGGTGCTCAAGTAGCACTCAAAAGTCAAATCCCTGGTAAAGTTGTGTCAATTGCAGTTGCTGAAGGTGACTCTGTCAAGAAAGGTGATGTAGTTTGTACTTTAGAATCAATGAAGATGCAAGTTGGAATAAAGGCACACAAAGATGGTGAAGTTAAAAATCTCAAAATTAAAGAAGGTGCAACTGTCGCAAAAGGCGACGTTATTGCAGATTTAGAATAA
- a CDS encoding redoxin domain-containing protein, whose amino-acid sequence MSLNVGDTAPNFELPDTELKLRTLDEFKGKKIVLTFIVAASSPVCETELCTLRDSWQEIADTGAQIVAISNDGPFANKAFAEKHNFNFPLLGDYNSKTISDYDILMKDLLHIKDYNAAKRSVFVIMEDGKIGYKWVSEDPLKEPNYEEIKNFLK is encoded by the coding sequence ATGTCATTGAATGTTGGAGATACTGCTCCAAATTTTGAGCTTCCAGATACAGAACTAAAATTGCGGACTTTGGATGAATTCAAAGGAAAAAAGATCGTTCTCACATTCATTGTGGCAGCAAGCTCTCCTGTTTGTGAGACAGAATTGTGTACACTTAGAGATTCTTGGCAAGAAATTGCAGATACAGGTGCACAAATAGTTGCAATTAGTAACGATGGACCATTTGCAAATAAAGCATTTGCAGAAAAACACAACTTCAATTTTCCATTGTTAGGGGATTACAACAGCAAAACAATTAGCGACTATGACATTTTGATGAAAGACTTGCTTCACATCAAAGACTACAACGCAGCAAAACGTTCTGTATTTGTAATTATGGAAGACGGAAAAATTGGTTACAAATGGGTTTCAGAAGATCCATTAAAAGAGCCAAACTATGAAGAGATTAAAAATTTCCTCAAGTAG